A window of Hordeum vulgare subsp. vulgare chromosome 5H, MorexV3_pseudomolecules_assembly, whole genome shotgun sequence genomic DNA:
AGGAAGTCACGCCTCCCCTGCGTGTGGTCACCGAATAGGACCGCCACGCGCAACGCAATCATGAGCGCCGCCTCTTGATCGTCGAGAGGGGCGATGCCGCGTGGCGGAGTGGCGCGCGCCACCCAAAGGACGTCGTCATCGAGAACGAGTTCTGGACGAATAGGAGGGCGGAGCGAGCCATGCAATGCCATGAAAAGTGTAGGCGCAAGGCACTGGCGCTTTCCCACATGAAGAGCCTGGACACGACCTCGGATTCGAACGATGAACGGTGGGAGAACGCGATGCTGTCATCGACGAACTAcagcaacgaggaggaggaggtggagtaaTAGTCTAGATGTACTTTATTTTATTAGTATGTTCTATGAATTTGaattttcttgttattttttatctgaattttaaTGTTTATCGATGAATTAGTTGAAATTTTAGTATTTGTTTTTTATGTATGTTTGGACGCGTGTGATGCAGTGGCGGAGCTTGAGCCAAAAACATGGAGGGGCCATTGGCTTGAGGAGGGGGGGGGCAATCATAATCGTTTTAAATTGTTTTGTAGTGGAAAAAGGGCCTAATACAGATTAACAGAGGCATATTTTATTTTGAGCTGGGGCCATGGCCTAGGTTGACCCCCACCAAGCTCCGTCACTCGCGTGATGTATTGATATGTTATTTGTGTTGAATGTGTGGTGTAAATATAACCGTCTGTTGGAGTTATAACGCTGCATCATATTTTGTAGCGCCTGATGCGCGTTAAAGACTTATAACACTGTAAAAATAATTTACTACGATTAGTGGTTGCGTGTTTGTTAAAGATGCTTTAAGGATCGAAGCCCTAAAGATATTTCCACCATCACATGGCAGATGTGGCAGCTACCTCCAATCAAAGAAAGGAAAACAAAGAATCCAGCAGCTTTTTAGTTTGGAGCCCACGTTTTGTCATCTACATTGGTCCAATTCAATTTTCTTTACATACACATACAATAAAGCTCGTGGGATGTGGGTTGACTTGGGAATGGCTTGTCAAAACCAAAGGGTGCATGCGGGAGCGTGCCCTCGAAAAGAAAAACGGACAGGAGCAGCCCGCGCGTGTGTGTTTCCAGCTCGCTTCGAATAGCTGGGCCGACTCCTAGCAAAACAGATATTGGGCTGACAAGATGAAGATCCAGGTTTCACCTAGATTCGGCCCACTTACTGTTTCATGCGATCCCGCGGTTCCTGGCGCCTGTGGAACGCAGCACATCACGCGAGTTTAgcaccacctcgccaagcgagggATGCCTGGACCTGTTTATAAGGCAGAGCGTTGCAGCTTGATCGTCCCTTCGGGGACATCCGATAAAATTGGAACGATACAGAGAAGATTAGCATGGCCCCTGCGCAAGGATGACACGCACAAATCGAGAAATGGTCCAAATTTTTTCGAGATTTTGCGCGCTGGTCCCTGGTTTCTTGCAGATAGGCCCCGGGCGCCTCCTTGTGTGCAGCTGTGCTTTTCTACTGCTCACTTTCTTTACAACTAGGTCCACTTTTCTTCTAATCAAGTCCTGGGCGTCCGTTTCCTAGATTTTGTGTGCTTTATCCCTGGTATCTCGCGGATACGCCCTAGGCCTTCTTTTTTGCAAGTAGTACCTTTATAAACAGATCCTTTCACTATTCTCTTTTTCTTTTAATCAAGTCCTTGTCCTTGTATGTTGGGGGATACTTTACCTTGTTTTTTTAACCAAACCATCTCAACATTCTTTTTCTTGCAAGGACTTATATCCATTTTTTATACCGTACAATCTTCTCTTCTTAAATGTGCATTCTATAATTTATATTTTCACTAACGCTTCTCCTTACATTTCCAAAACCTCATGGGGTGTATGTGAATGCTATCCGAGTGATTGCAGTTTTATCATTTGCTATGTGAAATTATTTTTCTTATATATTTTGGGAAGTTTAAGGTGCTTCAACACGATTAATTTCACGGAACGGAGCGGTTATGCTTTCTTTCATCACGTGTATACATGCACATTCCTTCTACTCTCATGACATCTATAGTTGTAGGTTGGAATCTCCAATAAAACCTTTTGCAGTTGTGTTTGATACAAACTGCCAAATGTACCTTTCGACCTGAACTATCCTAGCTCCATTGAGCAATTCAATTCAGCATGACATGCGCCAACTTTTATTTTGACTAATtcctattctctccgttcaaaattcttgtcttaaatttgtctagatatgaatgtatttaatcatattttagtatttagatacattcatttctagacaaacctaagacaaattttttggaacggagagagtatatCATTACTCCAAACATCCATGTGAAATGTAGGTTTTCTCCTAGTGTAGCTAGGCACCGCACAATTTTATCTTCTTCATCCATaagtttggttttcttcacgCCCGGACTTGCAAAGTTGAGCGCGccactggttttcttcacgtgaaCCACCGTTGGCCGGACAAGACCAACATGTTTCAAGATGCATTGCAggcaacaatgacaatgaaaCAGGTGAAACAAAACGATACGAGAATTTTATTTGCTAGGgggtgtttttttttctttgaaagAACTCACCGCTTAATTTGTCTTGGTAGTAGAGATGTGAAACACTTTCAACAATACTTATGGAAAGAAATCTCCTGATTTTATATTTGTAAATGTTTTCCTATCTTGAATATTGCCTAGGAAGACAAATCAAGTATTATTTAAAAAACCTTAGTATTTAGTAAATCAAATACATTACAACGCAAATAAACTGCAAGTCCGTACAAAGATCACTGAATTTTGTTTAGAACTTAATAACATCGTTTGACCATTTCAGATAACATGCATGTCTCAAGAGTAACGACATGGGTGATTTTATTTTCAGAAGAACGAAGACATAGTACAGTCTACAGAttacttaggccctgtttgggaccactcagattatataatccagtttttataatctattctgtctccaaacaggacagattatggtgtagattataaaaactagatggacaaattattaaaaactcataatctactctacccagCTAAAATcaaattatggattgctaatgacccattacccttgtaaagttggagttaattacattcctaccaccgtcaccctcctctttaaaaaaaacagaggacagacaagtcattatgcaatgtaaaacctggattacagtttatataatctgatctccaaacatgtccacctagattatttttataaaccagattatataatctatcttcataatccagattatcataatctactaTGGTTCAAAACAGGGCCTTAACCAAGAAAAGTTAACAACTTTAATGTATTCAAAATGAACTCGAGAGTGCTATCTAGAGGCATTAACAAAGAGACCAAAAATATGAGTGATTGAAAGAGGATTTAATATTTGTTCACATTCAAGTTACAAAACTAAAGTAAATTCCTAATGCTTTAGATCTAGTATAAAGTATCCCATCGCAACTCaaacttctactccctccgttccaaaatataagaccttttagagatttcactagaagactacacacagagcaaaatgagtgaatctatactctaaaatatgtctatgtacatccgtatgtagttcatagtgcaatctctaaaaggtcttatatttaggaacggagggagtatatttgtaTAGAGATGTAGattaaacaagaaaaacaactcTTTTGGGGGGAAAGGCCATCATAGGCGCTCAGCCTAGTCCTGGCTCATTTCTTAGCACGGTCTCACAAAATTGTAAATAGCAATTCAATGGTCTCACAAAatggtactccctccatcccataatataagagcatttttgggacagagggagtaaatAGCAACTCAATATTTTACTGTCGCCTTAGAAATTCAAAAGAAGCAAAGAATGAAATTCAAATACTTTAGTGAAGTACCCAAGAGATAAGTTTATTCTCAGGAAGTAGTCGACCAACTTGTTCTACAATGAGAACACGCAGTTAGATCCCTCCAAGGTTCTAAAGTTGAAACATCCTATCAGACACATAACTTTtcactagtactccctccgtctcaaatattttgtcttagatttgtgatataaatgtatctagtcacgttttgctatttagatacattcatttctacacaaacctaagacaagaattttgggacggagggagtataaactaAGAAGCCATGGGCTTAAATCATACAACCCTACATTGTGGAACTATACCATTATCCAAGAACTCAACAGTTTTTGGGCCATGAAAACACAACAGCTAATTTACCCTGCAATAACAAAATCACAACAAACGGAAGAACATCACCAGCTCTCCTAGTTCCCATCCTCATGACCGTCATGCTGGTATGTAGCGCCACCGTTCGGTATAGCACCTGCTCCTTTCACATTGATGTCACTGAAAGGCCTCTTCCTTGAGGAAGATGATGGTTCAGAGGCATCCATTTCCATATCCTTCTGACCCTCCTCTACAGCCATGTTTGTTTGCTTCTCTTGAGGAGCACCAGATGTTGAAGCTGGAGGTGGCATCATGTCAATTCCGCTGAGCCGGCAGAAGACTTTCTCAACTGTCTCGGTGATTTCTTTCCCTAGTCCACCATTGTCAAGTATCAGCTCCCAAACCGCTTTTGAGGCTTTCTCAAGAACCGGAGTTCTGCATTTGAACAAATGAGTTAGCACTGCTTTacatttttgatatattatttcttCTGCTTGAGGCCACGATATAAAACAGAATACAAATATTAACCCGTGTATTCCCAAAGTTAAGAAAATCACGCGCATGCTTAATGTGCCTACGCACTAGGCGATGACAGAACTTGGAGCCTTGACCCTATGAGCTCAATTAAATAGGCAGCACGCATAGGCAAGATAGGCACTAGGCGATGATAAAACTAGGAATTTACGCCCAGCACTTGCTGAACCTTATTTCACCAGTAGTACATCATATTATCAGGAGCTAGATGATCGTAGTACTTTCAGAACAAACAGTGGTTAGCAAAAACATGATAAAGAAATGTTTCGTCATGGAGTATTGTGTGCGCTCAAAGAGTCAAAGTCAAGTTCACATAATAGCTCTGTCTTTCTTTCTACTTAGCATCCAAAAGGGAATACTGTACGTAGAAAGCTGTGTATATGCTAGAAAAACAAATCCAAACCAAACAATATGTTGTAAATTTATTATTGAGCATATCATGTTTGTTCTATGCCACACTGTGTCAGTAAATCATACATAAACCACTGGCACTTACTCCAATTCTTGTCGAAGAGCATCAAACAGCTCCCTCTTGGTCTTTTTCTCAGCTCCAGGAGTCTTCAGAACTTTGCTTTGTTCCACCATCATCATGGTATTTTTCTTCATATCCTCCTGGAAATCCAATATAAAAAGGCTTAGTCCCAGTAAGCCAACTAAACCATCCCATTGATCAAGCCAATCTCGGCAAAAGCAATGCAAGGAAAGTGTGATGAGAAACACATgtctactactccctctgtaccgaaatatatatcggtacagagggagtataacatAGCTACATAGTCCAGAATGTATCTACCGCACTAGAACTCCCTAATGATCAGGGGGAAAAAGACAATGCAACCATAGCATGCTTCCGAGTGAGAAGTGTTTTTTTTTTTCAAATGAAAAGAAACGGCGCTATGGCGAGATAGGTTCTACGAGTAGGCAGTAGCAAAACGCAGAATGAACACCTAAAgcttcttttcattttattttcacGCAGACCAGCAGTACAAAATGCTCGAAGAAAAAAATCCATAGCCATGGCCATCGTGACTCCTCTATTGTTCTCTGCTCCGGCCACCACTTTCCCATCAGCGACCAAACTACAGGGGACCTCGCCgctgcggcgcggcgcggcgctgCAGAGCCACTGGGAGCAAAGTCACAAGCAGGAGGGAGAAGGGGATTGGAAAGAGGAAGGGTGTGGGGGAGAAGAACCAGAAGCATACGTTGGCCTTGAGCTGGGCGATGATCTTCATGCGGAGCGCGTCGACGGTGCCGTCGTTCTTCAGCGACTCCAGCACCTCCTCCGGCCGCACCACCTTGGGCGACGACCCCATCCTCCTCCGCGCACGCGCCCCCAAATCAGTAAAtcacccgccaccacctccttctcctcAACGCTCGCGCTTCAGATTTCCACCGGGATCGCTCCAGGACAGCCCGCGAGGCCGCCCGGCGGTGCTGCCGAAGGGTCGCCGGAGACGcacggcggaggctagggttgggATTTTTCCGCGGGGGAGAGGGGAAGCGAAGAAGACAGGTACCCTGTCATTTATTGGAACCGGTCTCCTCTGCGGAGGATATGACGAgattgcccctcctcctccctctcctctcgcctcgcgccgcctccccgccgcgagccctgacgccgccacccgcgcgccgcctcgccgtcgccgctgcGGGAGCAAGCGTACAGGACGCGGTGATGTCGGCGGCCGCGACCGGGGAGTACCCGTGCCCGGTGTCCCCGCCCTACCCGGCCGTCTCCAAGGACGTGGAGCTCCGGCGCGCCATGACCGCCTCCGCCCGCTCCGGTGCCTACTCCTCCGCCGCCGTCGTGTTCGAGGACGAGTGGCTCGCCGTGGTGGACAAGCCCGCCGGCGTCTACTGCGAGGCCCTCCTCTCCGCCCTcccttgctccaccgcctcctcagGTACTTCAAAAAGCTTAGACAGATCGTGCCATTAGCATGCAATGGCACAGCAAAATCCTCAGATGCTCTCGGCGTAGTAAATTTCAAGAGCTGTTCATGCTGATGAAATGCAGATTTGGTTGCTTTCTGCTTTGTGTACCACTGCAGCTTGTACCCATGAGATATTTAGTAATGCCACATGACTGCTTTTTAACTGGTTTAGTTTTGATATTGGAGCAAACGTGATTGGAGATTCACATAGTGAGAGAGAGCAGAAACTCCGCTTTAATTATCGACCCTATAATAGCATATCTCTGGATCTGGTTCTATCACATTTGTAGAGATGACCTTCAGATCAGCCAAGGAGCTGTCAAAGTAACCGAACTAGACTTGAGGAGAGAATGGGGGATGATGGCTCTGGTGACACACCAGGCGATCCCCCCGGTCCACCACGCTACCGCCGCTCCCTCCTCCGCATAGCtcccaagcccccccccccccccccggtctgcCCCGGCCAAGGCCCATCCGGCGGTGCGACGGCTCGCGCCGCGGTCTGGGAGTTCAGGGTGGTTACATGTCCAGGTAAGGCCTTCCAACGGTGGGTCCTCTCCTCCCTTCGTTCTGGGGTAGTTTGTGACCCCTCCATCGTCGCCGCTCTCCCCCCAGGGGCGGTTTGGGTCTCTGCGTCGTCGCGTGAGCCTCCATTCTACGCCGTGACCCTGTCCGCCCTTTTGTCCTACTTCTTCCTGTGGTCGAACCGGGCCCCTTCGCGTGTCAAGTTCTTCGGTTGGCTGCTCACCTTGTCATGCGTCCATACGCGGGACGTGCTCCTCCGCAAGCCATCCTCACGGCGGAGGAGGTTAGGTGCCCGTGTTGTGGGGCGGTTCTAAAGACCGCCGACCACCTCATTTTTGGCTGCCCCTTTGCGGGGCAGTTTTGGAGGTGTCTCGGTGTGTCGCCGTCAGGCGCCTCGGTAAGGGCCCTCCATCACGTCGACGTCATTGCCGCGGTCGGCGACGCCTCTTCGGACGCCTTCGTCCTCCTCTCTTGTTGGAGGCTCTGGAATCGGCGAAACGCCGTGGTGTTATCGGACGGCTCGCCGTCTCTgaccgccaccctcaaggcctgccGTGACGACACAGTGCTATGGCGAGCCAGTGATCGCACTCATATTGATGTCTGGCTCGATGTGCTCAGAACTACCTGACAGCCCCCACTCTGGCTGGCGACTCCTCTTGTATTTTCCTTAACTCTCTGTGTAAATCTGTCACTCAGGAATTGGGGGTTCCCCCTTTCCTTGTAATATATTCAGGTGGTTGAGGGGCTTTCCCCTCCTCCCCcggtgaaaaattcaaaaaaaacattTGTAGAGATATGGAATACCAATGAATTAACCTATCTGTAAGTGGACTTTGTTGGTTAGAGTAGATTCTCATGATATTCcgagatgctcttagagcataTCCAACAGATGATGTATAATAGGGCACCAAAGAAAAGTTTTAGGACACCAGGAATTGTTCTGCCGTAGCAAATGATGTAAAATAGGGCACTAGAAAAAATTCTGCCGTAGAGATGATCTAAAATAGGGCACcaacttatttttcttctccacaATTGTATACATATTGAAACAAAATATGAGCTACGAATAGAGTTTAAACTTTGCAAGATAACCACACACATAAAGAAAAGGGCAGCCTGGTGCATGTAGCTCCCGCTTGCGCAGGGCCGGGGAAGGGTCCGGCCACTTTGGTTCTATTGTATGCAGCCTTTTCCTACATTTCTGCAAGAGGCTGTTTCCAGGACTTGAACCCGTGACCTCATGGTCACAAGGCAGCAGCTTTACCATTGCGCCGAGATAACCATACACATATCATCGACATATCGTTTCTAAACCAAAACATTCATTGTGTATAAATTTCAGTGGTGATTGGTTACTTCACCCATAACTTTTGGTCAACTAGATATCTTTAGTATGCAAACAATCATTCTTAGAGATCAAAAGTATAACCAAGAGTTCAGACCTGAAAGGCAAAAGCATTCCCAGTATGTCTGTGCAAGATGAAGCGCACAGCAAAGCAAATAAAATGATATACTCATTCTTCTGAGAATGTACCAGACatataaactaaaactgaaacctaAACTAAGTATGCATAAAAACTAGCTGTTTCTTCCAACTGCCACCACTTCCAAGTGCCATCTATTCAGATATGAGCAGATCCGGCATGTAAGAACAAATTCACCGTACAAAAAGTATGTGACTGAAACTTTCTCTAGGATTTGTTACATACAGCTCCTTACTGTAAGATCTAACACACAAGAGGAGGAAAAAAAGACAATCATTCGGGGTCACTGTAGTAGCAGCATAGTCAAACGGACTACAGCGCCCCACACCCAGCGCTTTACTCTGAATGTAAATGAATACCCATGGGCGGCTGCTATCTGGCATAGAGATGGAAGCAAGGGAAGGTCAgaaggagcggactgtggatggagTATCCTGGGAGGAAAGTGGCGGCTGCTGGCGGGTGGACGAGGATGGGAACGATCCTGTGATTGATTGATTGCTTTCGATGGCACCATAGCGGCAGGAATAGATTTCCATGGCACCAAGGTAAGGTCAACAAAACTGAGGCTGTGGCTCGCCTGAGCGTGTGAAGGATGTGCGACGACCGGAGCGGTCCAGTCAGGGCCGTCGTCCAAAGCCCCAATCCGGCCGCGGGGTGGACACATCCGAGCCTGGGGTTGACGGATCTGGCGGGGCTGGATGGTTTCCGTCGGAGTAGTGGCACTGCTGGGAATAGCCAAGGCAGGGCTGTCGCGTCGTTGCCATTCCCGGTGGCTCAGGGCTGTGGCGGCTAGGAGAGTGGAGGCGCTCGGCGCCGGAGGCAGGAGGTGCGGGACGCCGGATGTGGGGGAAATGAGCAGCAGGGAGGAAGGGCCGGGAAGTTCCCCTTGGTGGTTGGGCATGCACTCTGCGATTTTTGTTTTGCGTCAGCCACTTCGGTGTTGTATATTTGCAGCACGAGAGGACAAAATATGCGGCTGCCCCCCAAAAAATACAGCGCTATATAGGGATAGGGCATCTGCTAAATGCCCTAAAAACCGGTTTTCTGGGCAGCTGCTCTATTTCGCAccatctgttggagatgctcttagtttgGAAATAAGAATTTATATGTCTCATTTTACTTTCAGACTGAAACGCACTATGGATGTGACGATAAGCTGTGTATTTATGTGTGATGAGGACAAGGGTTATTGAAGCCCATAACGTACGCAAACTAAGCTTCTGTATCTTATTTTGAGGAACTTAGTATATAGCTATATTTTACATATAGCAACACATGTACAAATGTGAAGCTGAGCAGATGAAGAAGCAGAAAAGTTTTCAGAGTTCTGGCATGCTACAAGACTCTAAGAGGCTATGGGTACTTTGGCAGACCAATTGATTCTACAAAGAAAGCCAGCACAATCTAATATATGTACGATTAAATTTACCATTTTTCTATCAAATGTACTTTGGATAGATAGACCGCATTTTCCTATTTAGAAATTTCATGTGTAACTGCGCATCTAGTATTCTTGCACGAAATAATAGTCAAACCATGGTATCTTGAAAAAATAATTGTGAGATGATCAAATGTATTCCCCCACTTGTTAGCAAGTCCCGACAGCAATATTTCTTTTGAGCAAGCTTCTGATAACAACTTAAAGCCAGGTTAGGAGTAACATGGAGATTACCCATTGTGATGTGTATATTTTGACTTCAAGCAAACATTCAATATTTAAGTCCTGATATAATGTTAGAATTTATAACATTATTACAGTGCTGCTAAAATAGCCTTCACAAATCACAATTTAAGATCGTGACCTGAGTATTGAGTTCACCATCCAAATCATACAGGAGCCAATATTTGGAGCTTTCAATGAATAACGCTTCCTAGATATATAAGATTTCCTTTGACCATATTCAGGCCTCAGTTCCCTCAAACTTGACCTGGAATTATAATTGCTCTTCTAATCTGAAGCTTGGCTACTTCTGAATGATAGACTCGATACTAAAGAGATGCTTCAAAGACGAAATATCCAGGTTAACAAAGAAATAAACTGCATTCTCTGCAATAATGGCCAGCTTGAGACCAGGGATCGCCTCTTCTAGGACTGTTGCTTCAGCAAAGAATTCTGGAACTTGCGATGGAAAACATGGTCATTATGGCCAGTTCATCCTTCAACAAGCCTTTCTTCATGGAGGTCTTTGTTGTAGCTGCCTTGAACATTTGGAAGCAGATAAACTCTAAAATCCTTGAAGGTGTAATCATAGTTTAGGCATTTGATCTTTCATATTCAAAAGAGGCATTTTCCTTTTGTACAGAATCAAGGAGGAGCGTGTGACTCCCCTTTAATGCTGGCTTGACGATCTGGGCTCGGCTCCTCCCTCTTTTTACTCCATTCCTCCATGTACACCATATGTACATATCCTCTTGTAAATACTTCTAGTCTCAATAAAATGTTACTGTTGTGGCCTCCCCTACAAATTTTCGCTAAAAAATAGTTCCTATTATTACTGAATTGTTATCTCCTATCTGTAACTGAAGAAAATTCTTATATATGATCTGCAGGGGATCCTTCAAGTAAGCCCAACCTTCACCTGGCAAACAGGCTAGATCGTGATACTAGTGGTCTCATGGTCATCACCAAATGCAACAAAGTCGCAGCGAAGCTTGTGAAGGCCTTTACTGAGCACAAAGTGAAGAAAACATATCTAGCCCTTTGCATAGGTTACCTACCAGCATGGGAAAAGGTTAAGGTATGTTCTGGTCATGGGCGATCAAAACACGGTGCTTGGCGTGTGTACGCTATGTCTGATGTTGGCCGAACACTACCAGGGGGTTCCTCTGTAAGGGACATGAGCACAAAATTTGAAGTGCTAGGGACAGATGGTAAAGGCCAGTACAGAGAACCATCTAATGTTGACATTGATGATATAGAGTCGATTACTGTACAAGAGAAAGCAGCTGACCAAACTTCAAATGTTGATGTGAAGAGCCACATGGTTTTTGTTAGAGCCTATCCTCAAAGTGGACGAACGCACCAGATTCGTCTGCACTGCCAATATCTTGGGATCCCTATCAGAGGTGATGTCAAGTACGGAGGAGTGATTGAGTGGAACGGTGTGGACTGTGATGGCCATGCGTTGCATGCAGAGAGCTTATCATTTGTACATCCGGTCACTGGATTGCCTGTCACCTTCCAAGCACCTCTCCCTTCATGGGCAAATGAAATTATTTCAACAATGGGATGAAATTCCCTTGACCTTATTGTGATGCATGACCCTCCAGTTCTGCTGAAATTTTTAAGCAAGACCAGCATTGAACTGCCAGAAGCACCTCTTGGAGGTCCTCACGAGAACAGCATTCGTCGGTAACCATGAAAAGAAGAATTCTAACAATTGTTTGCAGCTCGGCAATGGCTTTCTTGGTGAAGAATCTTGGACAAATCACAAATGTACTTGTTGAATAGGCTATCAAAGTACTGGATTATTATTGTAGCCCAGATTTTGACTTTGGGGATATGGCAACTGTAACCATGAAATTAATTTGTTGCTGTGTAGCAATATCAAGATGGCTGTTGTAGCAGTATTTTCAGTGCTGCAGTTGTAACCATGCATATTGTACAATTGGGTATCCAGTTCTTGAGCAGTATATACAGAGTATGTTCTGTTGCACCACACTTTTAGGATCCAGATATGGAGGTACAATAGAAAATGAAATAGGGTAGATCGTTTCCGtatatcaaatgcaactctgcacaGACCAGCTTCGTacttggttttatttttttagcAAACCACTGGAAAATTATTACTACTACATGTCTGGTTAATGTTTTCAGGCAGTTGCGTAAGAGTATGCCAGGTGAACCAAAAGAGAAGTTCTTCAAAATTATCCAAGTTCCTCGGTTTTCTTAGCTCGAGCTCATGTGAACACAGGGATATTTAGTCTAGTGGGCTCGTTTGTTTTCCTCCTGGAGATGTTAAAATGATGATCTGCACTTCATGCCTGTTCATAGTTGTTGTAACATTGGTGCTGGTACATAGCTGATTCAGTCATCACTAGAAAACTAATAGTTACATATAAGAGTGCCATGATGAACTAAAACCCAACAGCCGACGTAAATCAAATATATTTATGTTCCTCAGCTCATCGTTTGCTGGCATGAATGACAATATTCAGAACATGTTCCATTCTTCGTTTTTTCATTTAAAAGAGAACATGTTTTGCTCTCGAAATTTACTGCTCAAGCTACCACAGAGAAGTGCAGAAGGGAACAAAccaccaagagaagaaaaaaaaaatgtCCGCATACCATCCTTTGATTAATGGAATGGACCACAGGGATATTTTTACCCCAGTGGACTCGGTTGCTTTTTCCTCATGGAGATAGAAAATGATATGACGCCGCAATGCATCTGAATCATACAGTCAATTCATGCTACTTGGGGAAAATATCTCTGGGGAAGACGCAGACTGTTGCATCGGTGGAATTCATCATCGGTTGGCTGATGGACACATCATTCTCTCCATCGATGGCCGCAGCTCGGGTTGCAGCAGACGAAGAAGAGCGTCATCCCCTCCTCGCCTCTCGCGGTGGCCTATCGAACACAGCCGAATCAAGGTGAGGTTCTTGTTGAGGAAAATTGTAGCTAAACCTCTGAGCAATGGCAACTGTCTGTGTTGGGCTTGCATCTGTTTTACCTGGAAGAAGACAGCTTCGCCGTGGCCACAGACGGCGCAGCGGACTTCCTTGGTGCGGGGAAGGGTGGGGTCGCCGGCGACGTCCTGGAGCACCTGGGTGAACTCTCCAGCGCTGTGGTGCACCACGTTCCGGTAGACACAGTTGTTGTCTGCAACCTCCTGCAGTTTCAGGGCGTTTCAAGGTCAAAACAAGAACCTAGCAGCAACTGGCAATTGCATTGAACAAGCTCTATGCTTTTCTCGCAAGTTGATAGCATGTGCTGC
This region includes:
- the LOC123398344 gene encoding RNA pseudouridine synthase 1 — encoded protein: MTRLPLLLPLLSPRAASPPRALTPPPARRLAVAAAGASVQDAVMSAAATGEYPCPVSPPYPAVSKDVELRRAMTASARSGAYSSAAVVFEDEWLAVVDKPAGVYCEALLSALPCSTASSGDPSSKPNLHLANRLDRDTSGLMVITKCNKVAAKLVKAFTEHKVKKTYLALCIGYLPAWEKVKVCSGHGRSKHGAWRVYAMSDVGRTLPGGSSVRDMSTKFEVLGTDGKGQYREPSNVDIDDIESITVQEKAADQTSNVDVKSHMVFVRAYPQSGRTHQIRLHCQYLGIPIRGDVKYGGVIEWNGVDCDGHALHAESLSFVHPVTGLPVTFQAPLPSWANEIISTMG
- the LOC123398346 gene encoding DNA-directed RNA polymerases II, IV and V subunit 9B, whose product is MSAMKFCRECNNILYPKEDRDQKVLLFACRNCDHQEVADNNCVYRNVVHHSAGEFTQVLQDVAGDPTLPRTKEVRCAVCGHGEAVFFQATARGEEGMTLFFVCCNPSCGHRWRE
- the LOC123398345 gene encoding uncharacterized protein LOC123398345, with the translated sequence MGSSPKVVRPEEVLESLKNDGTVDALRMKIIAQLKANEDMKKNTMMMVEQSKVLKTPGAEKKTKRELFDALRQELETPVLEKASKAVWELILDNGGLGKEITETVEKVFCRLSGIDMMPPPASTSGAPQEKQTNMAVEEGQKDMEMDASEPSSSSRKRPFSDINVKGAGAIPNGGATYQHDGHEDGN